A single genomic interval of Pyruvatibacter sp. HU-CL02332 harbors:
- the pabB gene encoding aminodeoxychorismate synthase component I, whose protein sequence is MTLPTGIRPADIFAPVADRPFAQLLDWQGSDDVAYILLDPAETLTITLGELDPATRGGALRRLDAALQAWKQVHSYERGETPVPFAGGAAGFFAYELAHDLERLPHPKGMDQDTPVLTVGFYDAVLACPNGADHAFVLSPWDSPVTQERRSALKALVEQASKARPPATSPCGDPQPTIGPDAYRASVAQVIELIHAGDIFQANLAQRFDSSLPTGITPFDIYQRLAGDAPAPFAAHLTLPDRTLVSSSPERFLKITPDGHVRTEPIKGTRPRGETDARDKALADELMNSAKDRAENIMIVDLQRNDLSRTCADHSVKVDALCELHSFENVHHLISTVTGTLRPDASSLDCMAACFPGGSITGAPKVRAMEIIAEEEPHSRGAYCGSIGFIGLDGAIDTSIAIRTLTITDRKITYHAGGGIVADSDPHDEYDETITKASAMKAALMGGTSS, encoded by the coding sequence GTGACACTGCCCACCGGCATCCGCCCGGCAGATATCTTTGCGCCGGTAGCTGACAGACCCTTCGCGCAGTTGCTCGATTGGCAGGGGTCTGACGATGTCGCGTACATCCTGCTGGACCCTGCGGAAACACTGACCATCACCCTGGGTGAACTGGATCCAGCGACCCGCGGCGGTGCCTTACGGCGTCTCGATGCAGCTCTTCAGGCATGGAAGCAGGTGCATTCATATGAGCGCGGCGAAACACCCGTCCCCTTTGCCGGTGGCGCTGCCGGGTTCTTTGCCTATGAGCTTGCCCATGATCTTGAGCGCCTGCCGCATCCCAAAGGAATGGATCAGGACACCCCGGTACTAACGGTAGGCTTCTATGACGCCGTTCTCGCCTGCCCAAATGGCGCGGATCACGCATTTGTTCTGTCCCCATGGGATAGCCCTGTCACACAGGAGCGCAGGTCAGCGCTGAAGGCCTTGGTTGAACAGGCCTCAAAGGCGCGCCCACCAGCAACCAGCCCCTGCGGCGATCCACAGCCAACCATAGGCCCCGATGCCTATCGCGCCAGCGTCGCACAGGTCATTGAGCTCATTCACGCCGGCGACATCTTTCAGGCCAATCTGGCGCAGCGCTTTGATTCCAGTTTGCCAACAGGCATCACGCCATTCGATATTTACCAGCGGCTGGCTGGTGATGCGCCCGCCCCGTTTGCAGCACATCTTACGCTGCCCGACCGCACGCTGGTTTCATCGTCACCGGAACGCTTCCTGAAGATCACACCGGACGGCCATGTCCGCACAGAACCCATCAAAGGCACCCGCCCGCGCGGCGAGACGGACGCACGCGACAAGGCATTGGCAGACGAGTTGATGAACAGCGCCAAAGACCGCGCTGAGAACATCATGATCGTCGACCTCCAGCGCAATGACCTGTCGCGCACCTGCGCGGACCATTCCGTGAAGGTGGACGCCCTGTGCGAGCTGCATTCGTTTGAGAACGTGCATCACCTGATTTCAACCGTCACCGGCACGCTGCGGCCCGACGCATCATCGCTGGACTGCATGGCTGCCTGTTTCCCCGGCGGGTCCATCACCGGTGCGCCAAAAGTGCGCGCCATGGAAATCATCGCTGAAGAAGAGCCCCATAGCCGTGGTGCCTATTGCGGCTCTATCGGGTTCATCGGTCTGGACGGCGCAATCGATACATCCATTGCCATCCGAACACTGACAATCACCGACAGAAAAATCACCTATCACGCTGGCGGCGGCATTGTTGCCGACAGTGACCCCCACGACGAATATGACGAGACCATCACCAAGGCCAGCGCCATGAAGGCTGCTTTGATGGGCGGCACATCCTCATGA
- a CDS encoding SDR family oxidoreductase, with protein sequence MSDVFRENLLKDKVAFFAGASSGINLGVAQRFAREGAKVVLISRSHDKIQDAVKSITDEGGTAFGMACDVRDFESVDGALKKAKEEYGEIDFVLSGAAGNFVAPALGMSSNGFKVVIDIDLIGTFNVLRASFPYLKRPGASLVAITAPQAVQPAMFQAHVCAAKAGINMLVKCLGLEWGPGGVRVNAVSPGPIADTEGMRRLAPTPEAEEAIISSIALREYGTKTDIAETCMWLSSEASRYVTGTIIDCDGGTTLGSAKGDAIGELGDQIPDFTAR encoded by the coding sequence ATGAGTGATGTATTTCGCGAGAACTTGCTGAAGGACAAAGTCGCATTCTTTGCAGGGGCGTCTTCAGGCATCAATCTGGGTGTTGCCCAGCGCTTTGCTCGGGAGGGGGCGAAGGTCGTCCTGATCTCGCGCAGCCACGACAAGATTCAGGACGCGGTCAAAAGCATCACCGATGAAGGCGGCACGGCTTTTGGTATGGCGTGTGACGTCCGCGACTTTGAGAGCGTGGATGGGGCCCTCAAGAAGGCCAAGGAAGAATACGGCGAGATTGATTTTGTGCTGTCCGGTGCGGCAGGCAACTTTGTTGCGCCGGCTCTTGGTATGTCATCGAACGGCTTCAAGGTGGTGATCGATATCGATCTGATCGGCACGTTCAATGTGCTGCGGGCATCGTTCCCCTATCTCAAGCGTCCCGGTGCATCCCTGGTGGCCATAACGGCACCGCAGGCGGTGCAGCCTGCGATGTTCCAGGCGCATGTGTGTGCGGCCAAGGCGGGCATCAACATGCTGGTGAAATGTCTTGGGCTTGAGTGGGGTCCCGGTGGTGTGCGCGTCAATGCGGTCTCGCCGGGTCCGATTGCGGATACGGAAGGGATGCGCCGTCTTGCGCCAACGCCAGAAGCTGAGGAAGCCATCATCAGCTCCATCGCGCTGCGGGAATACGGCACCAAGACTGACATTGCTGAAACCTGCATGTGGCTGAGCAGCGAAGCGTCGCGGTATGTCACCGGCACCATCATTGATTGCGATGGCGGGACGACGCTTGGATCTGCCAAGGGCGACGCCATCGGAGAGCTGGGCGACCAGATTCCAGACTTCACAGCCCGATAG
- a CDS encoding aminodeoxychorismate/anthranilate synthase component II, producing the protein MILVIDNYDSFVFNLARYVRELGDAVEVIRNDAITVDEALAMKPAGIIISPGPCGPDEAGISTPLSRTAITNSIPLLGVCLGHQCLVAACGGTIIRADRPIHGQASAITHHGKDVFASLPSPMQVGRYHSLIADTALLEDLSVTARLEDDPSTIMAVAHKTAPAFGVQFHPESVLTDHGHALMNNFLGYTSRRTAERFAQTAE; encoded by the coding sequence ATGATTCTTGTGATCGACAATTACGACAGCTTCGTTTTCAACCTCGCCCGCTATGTGCGCGAGCTTGGCGATGCTGTTGAGGTCATCAGAAACGACGCCATCACCGTCGATGAGGCCCTGGCCATGAAGCCCGCAGGCATCATCATTTCGCCGGGACCCTGCGGACCGGATGAAGCCGGCATCTCGACACCACTCTCCCGCACAGCCATTACCAACAGCATTCCCCTGCTCGGCGTATGCCTGGGCCACCAGTGCCTTGTGGCGGCCTGCGGCGGCACCATCATTCGGGCAGACCGCCCCATACACGGTCAGGCATCCGCGATCACCCATCACGGTAAAGACGTCTTTGCAAGTTTGCCGTCCCCCATGCAGGTGGGTCGTTATCATTCACTGATTGCCGATACCGCCCTGCTGGAAGACCTGTCGGTAACGGCCCGGCTGGAAGACGACCCATCCACGATCATGGCCGTAGCTCACAAGACGGCACCGGCATTCGGCGTGCAGTTTCACCCCGAAAGCGTGCTGACGGATCACGGCCACGCGCTGATGAACAATTTCCTGGGATATACATCCCGGCGCACCGCTGAGCGGTTTGCGCAAACGGCCGAATAG
- a CDS encoding enoyl-CoA hydratase-related protein: protein MAIDPSRFETVQYTVANHVATVMLNRPQRRNALNRQAYDELEKAFRAAQADSDVRCVIVTGADPAFCAGEDVKEMMTGEQKNASVAKLTSVRPKPTPAAMAVLECDRPVIAAVNGPAVGWGMELALFADIRIGSERAQMGEIFIKRGLISDIGGLGRLPSLVGASKAAELLFTGDVVDAHEAERIGILSRVVAHDTLMDEARSLAGRIAENAPLALRYMKEGLRISAGQDYQALGGWVSGTLGKLFQTEDHSEGVASFLEKRPPQFKGR, encoded by the coding sequence ATGGCGATTGACCCTTCACGCTTTGAGACCGTTCAGTACACGGTTGCAAATCACGTTGCGACGGTGATGCTGAACAGGCCGCAGCGGCGCAATGCGCTGAACCGGCAGGCCTATGACGAGCTGGAAAAGGCATTTCGGGCGGCGCAAGCAGATAGCGACGTGCGCTGCGTGATCGTTACCGGTGCCGACCCGGCCTTTTGTGCCGGAGAAGACGTCAAGGAAATGATGACCGGGGAGCAGAAAAACGCGAGCGTTGCGAAGCTCACCTCCGTGCGACCCAAACCGACACCTGCCGCCATGGCAGTACTTGAGTGTGACAGACCGGTCATTGCCGCCGTCAACGGCCCTGCGGTGGGCTGGGGCATGGAGTTGGCCCTGTTTGCAGACATTCGCATAGGGTCGGAACGCGCGCAGATGGGCGAGATATTCATCAAGCGCGGGCTTATCTCCGACATTGGCGGTCTTGGTCGCCTGCCATCCCTTGTGGGGGCGTCAAAGGCCGCTGAGTTGCTGTTTACCGGCGATGTGGTGGATGCCCATGAGGCGGAGCGCATCGGCATTCTCAGCCGGGTGGTCGCCCATGACACGCTGATGGATGAGGCCCGCAGCCTGGCGGGACGCATTGCGGAGAATGCTCCACTTGCCCTGCGCTACATGAAAGAAGGTCTGCGGATATCGGCTGGTCAGGACTATCAGGCGCTCGGTGGTTGGGTTTCGGGGACGTTGGGGAAACTGTTTCAGACCGAAGACCACTCAGAGGGCGTCGCGAGCTTTCTTGAGAAGCGGCCGCCGCAATTCAAAGGGCGCTAG
- the rpmF gene encoding 50S ribosomal protein L32, with protein sequence MAVPKSRVTKARRGWRRSHHALGQPAYVENPDSGELHRPHHIDLKSGMYRGRQVLEPKDDA encoded by the coding sequence ATGGCGGTTCCCAAAAGTAGAGTAACAAAGGCTCGTCGCGGCTGGCGTCGGAGCCATCACGCCCTTGGGCAGCCGGCTTATGTGGAAAACCCGGATTCCGGTGAACTTCACCGTCCGCACCACATTGACCTGAAGAGCGGCATGTATCGCGGCCGTCAGGTTCTGGAACCAAAAGACGACGCATAA
- a CDS encoding EAL domain-containing protein yields the protein MRNDGFDQARSATVNTSATEGSVRDARDTASLSNDLQATALSAAGIAIYEWDIATDTIVWSEGVSAVWSSDGRELLTSDHVSTGRSYARLVDPDAGVSRYDAVMTSDKSDRGDGVPFDCEYAINVPGHSEPVWIEDGGSWFVGDNGRPGRVVGTVRNISARKNQERRLGYLARYDELTGNVNRARLRELLSQTIAYSERFDRDAAFMMAGIDNLALINDAYGFDVADQVIVAVSQRLTSQLRQSDTLGRVAGNKFGIILTNCGEAEMAYTAERLMQAVRETVIDTGSGPVSASVSIGCVSIPRCARNAAEALSRSEEILDNAKTTRRGAYGIYQLSEQRESRRRRNVELADQIVAALNEDRLCLAYQPIVSSKTGAADLHECLLRMKRPDGEVVSAGEFIPVAEKLGLVRLVDHRVLEMAIKTLEDYPQAELAINVSGMTAMDGTWLESIRGYVGSRRDLATRLIVEITETVALHELEESAKFVRELRELGCRVAIDDFGAGYTSFRNLKALDVDMVKIDGSFVKGLVRSRDDQLFVQTLVHLAKNFNLPVVAEWVGNEDEVTLLRAYGVEYMQGFFLGEPVLTPPWETDVASLETA from the coding sequence ATGCGTAACGACGGGTTTGATCAGGCAAGAAGTGCGACGGTCAATACATCTGCCACCGAAGGTTCGGTGCGGGATGCACGTGACACTGCGAGTCTTTCCAATGATCTTCAGGCCACAGCACTGAGTGCTGCAGGTATTGCCATCTATGAATGGGATATCGCCACGGACACCATTGTGTGGAGCGAAGGTGTCAGTGCTGTCTGGTCATCTGACGGCCGCGAATTGCTGACGTCTGACCATGTGTCTACAGGCCGCTCTTACGCGCGGTTGGTGGACCCTGATGCAGGTGTCTCGCGCTATGACGCGGTTATGACCAGCGACAAGTCCGACCGCGGCGACGGTGTCCCCTTTGACTGCGAATACGCGATTAATGTGCCCGGCCACAGTGAACCCGTCTGGATTGAAGATGGTGGTTCCTGGTTTGTGGGCGACAATGGACGTCCCGGCCGGGTGGTTGGCACTGTCCGCAATATTTCAGCGCGGAAAAATCAGGAACGACGTCTGGGTTATCTCGCCCGATATGACGAACTGACCGGCAACGTAAACCGCGCACGCCTGCGCGAACTCCTGTCTCAGACCATTGCCTATAGCGAACGCTTTGATCGCGATGCGGCTTTCATGATGGCTGGCATTGATAATCTGGCGCTCATCAACGACGCCTACGGATTCGATGTGGCGGACCAGGTCATTGTGGCGGTTTCGCAGAGGCTGACATCGCAGCTGCGCCAGAGCGACACGCTAGGACGTGTTGCGGGGAACAAGTTTGGCATCATCTTGACCAATTGCGGTGAGGCTGAAATGGCCTACACGGCTGAGCGTCTGATGCAGGCTGTAAGAGAAACCGTGATTGATACGGGTTCCGGGCCGGTATCTGCGAGTGTCTCGATTGGCTGTGTGTCCATTCCGCGGTGCGCCCGCAATGCGGCGGAAGCTTTGTCACGGTCTGAGGAAATTCTCGACAATGCCAAGACCACGCGACGTGGTGCCTATGGCATTTATCAGTTGTCTGAGCAGCGCGAATCCCGCCGCCGCCGCAATGTTGAGTTGGCCGACCAGATTGTTGCAGCCCTCAATGAAGACCGCCTGTGCCTTGCCTATCAGCCTATCGTGTCCTCCAAGACCGGCGCGGCTGATCTGCATGAGTGCCTGCTGCGGATGAAGCGTCCCGACGGGGAAGTCGTGTCTGCTGGCGAGTTCATTCCTGTGGCTGAAAAGCTCGGACTTGTCCGGCTGGTGGATCATCGCGTTCTGGAGATGGCGATCAAGACGCTTGAGGATTATCCGCAGGCGGAACTCGCAATTAACGTCTCCGGTATGACGGCCATGGATGGTACCTGGCTGGAGAGCATTCGTGGCTATGTCGGATCACGTCGTGATCTGGCTACGCGGCTGATCGTGGAGATCACGGAGACGGTGGCGCTTCACGAGCTGGAAGAATCCGCCAAGTTTGTCCGCGAACTGCGTGAACTGGGCTGCCGCGTTGCGATTGATGATTTCGGCGCGGGCTACACCTCGTTCCGCAACCTCAAGGCGCTGGACGTGGATATGGTCAAGATTGACGGGTCCTTCGTCAAAGGTCTTGTGCGCAGCCGTGACGACCAGCTGTTTGTGCAGACGCTTGTTCATCTGGCCAAGAACTTCAATCTGCCTGTGGTGGCGGAATGGGTTGGCAATGAGGATGAAGTCACACTCCTGCGCGCCTATGGCGTGGAGTACATGCAGGGGTTCTTCCTCGGCGAGCCTGTGTTGACGCCGCCATGGGAAACCGATGTGGCGAGCCTAGAAACAGCCTAA
- a CDS encoding DegT/DnrJ/EryC1/StrS aminotransferase family protein: MSDPIAFIDLAAQQARIRDKVDVAIAKVLDHGMYINGPEILELEAQLGTFSGSEHVIGCASGTDALGLVLMARGLRPGDAVFVPAFTFIATGEAVAWLGATPVFVDVDPRTFNMDPRHLEASIASAKEQGLKPACVIAVDLFGQPADYPALKDICDAEGLFLLADAAQSYGGALADNRVGSLGDAATTSFFPAKPLGCYGDGGAIFTDDADMADHIRSLRNHGAGADRYDNVRIGMNGRLDTIQAAILIEKLVIFEEELVSRQRIAERYNAALEGVATVPFVGNAAKSAWAQYTLRVADRDAVRARCQDAGIPTQVYYPIPLHRQTAYKHYPTGPGGLPVCDALAADVLSLPMHPYLDEATQDRIIEGVRSAIAG; encoded by the coding sequence ATGAGCGATCCGATAGCCTTTATTGATCTTGCCGCCCAGCAGGCCCGTATCCGCGACAAGGTAGATGTCGCGATTGCGAAGGTTCTGGACCATGGGATGTACATCAACGGGCCGGAAATCCTCGAACTTGAGGCGCAGCTGGGCACATTCAGCGGGTCAGAGCATGTGATTGGCTGTGCCAGCGGCACGGATGCTCTGGGACTGGTGCTGATGGCGCGGGGGCTGCGGCCGGGAGACGCCGTCTTTGTGCCAGCCTTTACCTTTATCGCGACAGGTGAAGCTGTGGCCTGGCTGGGTGCAACGCCGGTGTTTGTGGATGTGGACCCCAGGACCTTCAATATGGACCCGCGCCATCTTGAGGCTTCCATCGCCTCGGCCAAGGAACAGGGCTTGAAGCCTGCCTGCGTGATTGCGGTGGATCTGTTTGGTCAGCCTGCAGACTACCCGGCCCTGAAGGACATCTGTGACGCAGAAGGCCTTTTCCTGCTGGCGGATGCGGCTCAGAGCTATGGCGGTGCGCTGGCCGACAACCGGGTCGGGTCTTTGGGGGATGCGGCGACGACCAGCTTCTTCCCGGCCAAGCCGCTTGGCTGCTATGGCGATGGCGGCGCGATCTTTACGGATGATGCCGACATGGCGGATCACATTCGGTCGCTGCGCAACCATGGGGCCGGCGCCGACCGCTACGACAATGTGCGCATCGGCATGAATGGCCGCCTTGATACGATCCAGGCGGCGATCCTGATTGAGAAACTGGTGATCTTTGAAGAAGAGCTTGTATCACGGCAACGGATTGCCGAGAGGTACAATGCAGCGCTCGAAGGCGTCGCCACGGTCCCCTTTGTGGGCAATGCGGCGAAGTCTGCCTGGGCGCAGTATACGCTTCGGGTTGCGGACCGTGATGCGGTGCGGGCGCGATGCCAGGACGCGGGCATTCCCACCCAGGTCTATTACCCGATCCCGCTGCACAGGCAGACGGCTTACAAGCACTACCCGACAGGCCCGGGTGGATTGCCCGTATGTGATGCGCTGGCAGCGGACGTTCTGAGCCTGCCCATGCATCCCTATCTGGATGAGGCGACGCAGGACCGGATCATCGAGGGTGTGCGGTCGGCGATTGCCGGTTAG
- the ggt gene encoding gamma-glutamyltransferase — translation MRDFQRPGRSTVHSLNGMCASSHPQASLTAVDIMKRGGNAVDAAVAASAVLCVVEPMMTGIGGDCFVLFAPKGSSDVIGLNGSGRAPAGATRDYFVEQGLDRIGETSVHSISIPGAIDAWAKLLADHGTMGMDEVLAPAIAFAEEGFALSPRIAIDWMFLVPQLKNDPDIRSLYLPSGDAPVIGSIWKSPALGRTLRAIGERGRAGFYEGEIAERMVQTLQAKGGLHTLEDFANTSADYVAPISTDTRGHRLLEIPPNGQGITALIALNILDRLNVDGLDPRGPERVHLQVEAARRAYAARDMYVADMDQAQVPVDHLLSDAFADAIAAEIDPDRAADLPQAQDNPHKDTTYLTVVDKDRNAVSFINSLFQGFGSTIADEQTGVVFQNRAAGFVLEDGHPNCIAPNKRPMHTIIPAMLVKDEKAVMPFGVMGGHYQPMGHVQVVLNMLAYGMDIQEAIDFPRFLTEDGTLAIERGLPAATLEGLTARGHRVAEAVPPFGGGQGIAINWEQGTLTGGSDPRKDGAAIGY, via the coding sequence GTGCGTGACTTTCAACGTCCCGGACGGTCAACGGTTCATAGCCTCAATGGCATGTGCGCCTCGTCTCATCCGCAGGCGTCGCTGACCGCCGTCGATATCATGAAGCGCGGCGGCAACGCTGTGGATGCTGCAGTGGCTGCCAGCGCGGTTCTGTGTGTCGTTGAACCCATGATGACGGGCATTGGCGGGGACTGTTTTGTGCTGTTTGCGCCCAAAGGGTCGTCTGATGTGATCGGCCTCAATGGGTCAGGGCGTGCGCCAGCTGGGGCGACAAGGGACTACTTTGTTGAGCAGGGGCTCGACAGGATTGGTGAGACCTCCGTTCATTCCATCAGCATTCCCGGTGCCATTGATGCCTGGGCAAAGTTGCTGGCGGATCACGGCACCATGGGTATGGATGAGGTGCTGGCACCGGCTATTGCGTTCGCGGAAGAGGGCTTTGCCCTGTCGCCGCGTATCGCCATTGACTGGATGTTTCTTGTTCCGCAATTGAAGAATGATCCAGACATCCGCTCGCTCTACCTGCCCTCCGGGGATGCCCCGGTCATTGGCAGCATCTGGAAGAGCCCGGCACTTGGACGCACCCTGCGCGCCATTGGTGAGCGCGGCAGGGCTGGGTTTTACGAAGGTGAAATCGCGGAACGCATGGTGCAGACGCTGCAGGCCAAAGGCGGGCTGCATACGCTTGAGGACTTTGCCAATACGTCTGCTGACTATGTGGCGCCGATCTCGACGGACACACGTGGCCACAGGCTGCTTGAGATCCCTCCGAACGGCCAGGGCATCACAGCGTTGATTGCGCTTAACATTCTTGATCGTCTGAATGTGGACGGGCTGGACCCACGTGGACCCGAGCGGGTGCATCTGCAGGTGGAAGCCGCCCGTCGTGCCTATGCAGCCCGCGACATGTATGTGGCCGACATGGACCAGGCGCAGGTGCCGGTGGACCATCTGTTGTCAGATGCCTTTGCGGATGCGATTGCAGCGGAGATTGATCCAGACCGGGCGGCTGACCTGCCGCAGGCGCAGGACAACCCGCACAAGGACACGACCTATCTCACGGTCGTCGACAAGGACCGCAATGCGGTTTCCTTCATCAACTCTTTGTTCCAAGGCTTTGGCTCGACCATTGCGGATGAGCAGACAGGTGTGGTGTTTCAGAACCGCGCCGCGGGGTTTGTGCTTGAAGACGGCCACCCCAACTGCATCGCGCCCAACAAGCGGCCCATGCATACGATTATTCCAGCCATGCTGGTGAAAGATGAAAAAGCCGTCATGCCGTTTGGCGTCATGGGCGGGCATTACCAGCCCATGGGGCATGTGCAGGTGGTGCTCAACATGCTGGCCTACGGTATGGACATTCAGGAGGCGATTGATTTTCCCCGCTTCCTGACTGAGGACGGCACGCTTGCGATCGAACGCGGACTTCCCGCCGCTACTCTTGAGGGTTTGACGGCGCGTGGTCACCGTGTGGCGGAAGCCGTGCCGCCATTTGGTGGCGGGCAGGGCATTGCCATCAACTGGGAGCAGGGCACGCTTACGGGCGGCTCAGACCCCCGCAAAGACGGTGCAGCAATCGGCTATTGA
- a CDS encoding glycosyltransferase family 4 protein, which yields MKTRVSAKGDSAHLAADIATPAPSGPRLLLAANQLDSFFNHRLPIAKAAQSQGWDVHVAINEADQAREMDTNGFTFHPWPLARSFASPARELETLASLNRLVSALKPDIVHAFTLKPALYAALVSRWQRQATVMSVTGVGSFFLGQGSKEQAIRIALTTALRLALGSKRQMAIVQNPDDQTLVTTRFGVPVTRTRLIPGSGVDLEQFSPTQTPAPPPVQIVLAARMLADKGVREFVDAARQLTGEGLNARFVLAGGLDPANRSAISETELKSWQAEGSVSWLGQVPDMAALYRDSHVACLPSYREGLPKALLEAAACGLPCVTTDVPGCRDAIIAEETGLLAPVRDATGLADALRRLITDAALRQKMGAAGRSFISKGHSNEAIAAAVLETYALLGARA from the coding sequence ATGAAGACGCGGGTCAGTGCAAAGGGGGATTCAGCGCATTTGGCCGCTGATATCGCCACCCCTGCCCCGTCCGGCCCCCGCCTGCTGCTCGCGGCAAATCAGCTGGACTCATTCTTCAACCACCGTCTGCCCATTGCAAAGGCCGCTCAGAGCCAGGGCTGGGACGTGCATGTGGCCATCAACGAGGCCGATCAGGCCCGGGAAATGGACACAAACGGCTTCACCTTCCACCCTTGGCCCCTCGCGAGAAGCTTTGCGTCCCCGGCCCGTGAACTGGAAACCCTGGCGAGCCTTAACCGGCTGGTCAGCGCGCTGAAGCCAGACATTGTTCATGCCTTCACTCTGAAACCGGCCCTCTATGCAGCTCTCGTCTCCCGCTGGCAGCGGCAGGCCACGGTCATGTCCGTGACAGGCGTGGGCTCTTTCTTTTTGGGCCAAGGCTCCAAAGAACAGGCCATTCGGATTGCGCTGACAACAGCCCTGCGGCTGGCCCTTGGCAGCAAAAGGCAAATGGCAATCGTCCAGAACCCGGACGATCAGACCCTCGTCACCACCCGCTTTGGTGTTCCGGTAACGCGCACCCGCCTCATTCCCGGCTCCGGTGTGGACCTTGAGCAGTTTTCACCCACCCAAACGCCTGCACCGCCACCCGTGCAGATTGTACTGGCCGCTCGCATGCTGGCCGACAAGGGCGTGCGCGAGTTTGTGGACGCCGCCCGGCAACTCACGGGCGAAGGGCTAAATGCACGATTCGTGCTGGCAGGGGGGCTTGATCCGGCCAACCGGTCCGCCATCTCGGAGACTGAGCTGAAAAGCTGGCAGGCAGAGGGGTCAGTGTCCTGGCTGGGTCAGGTGCCGGATATGGCCGCGCTCTACCGCGACAGCCACGTTGCCTGTTTGCCATCCTATCGCGAAGGCCTGCCTAAGGCGTTGCTGGAAGCGGCTGCCTGCGGCCTGCCCTGTGTCACCACCGACGTGCCCGGCTGCCGGGACGCCATCATCGCCGAAGAAACCGGTCTGCTGGCTCCCGTGCGCGATGCAACGGGGCTGGCGGACGCCCTAAGACGCCTCATCACCGATGCAGCCTTGCGTCAGAAAATGGGTGCCGCTGGTCGCAGCTTCATATCCAAAGGGCATTCCAACGAGGCCATCGCCGCCGCTGTTCTGGAGACATATGCTCTGCTTGGCGCGCGCGCCTAA
- a CDS encoding aminotransferase class IV: protein MSMPRIWLNGALVPADEAAIAPSDRGLLLADGLFETLLAREGRIIRLDRHITRLLEGAAVMQIKPPFESRTLRAAARETLEANGLANNDRASLRMTLTRGPAGRGVALPQDPSPTLMITAAAAPAPPAGLSVMVSSVSKLATSPASPLKTLNYTDNVMARMEADAAGADEALMRSADGGIACATIGNVFVVKEGSVTTPPDDGSIRAGITRNDTLALARDANLNVVEAGISVEALKAADEIFLTNSLWGICPVTTLEGTTLPAGPTTKKLAQALHEAWASDVV from the coding sequence ATGTCGATGCCCCGTATCTGGCTGAACGGAGCCCTCGTCCCGGCAGACGAAGCTGCCATTGCGCCATCTGATCGCGGCCTGCTTCTGGCTGACGGCCTGTTTGAAACCCTGCTCGCCCGGGAAGGCCGCATCATCCGCCTGGACCGACACATCACGCGCCTGCTCGAAGGGGCAGCGGTCATGCAGATCAAGCCACCCTTTGAGAGCCGCACGCTGCGCGCAGCTGCCCGCGAAACCCTCGAGGCAAACGGCCTTGCCAACAATGATCGCGCAAGCCTGCGCATGACGCTCACCCGCGGCCCCGCTGGGCGAGGGGTAGCGTTGCCGCAAGACCCATCGCCGACCCTGATGATCACAGCTGCCGCCGCACCTGCCCCACCCGCAGGTCTGTCAGTCATGGTCAGCAGCGTCAGCAAGCTGGCCACCAGCCCCGCAAGCCCCCTTAAGACACTGAACTACACCGACAACGTGATGGCCCGCATGGAAGCGGACGCCGCAGGCGCCGACGAAGCGCTCATGCGATCCGCTGACGGCGGCATCGCCTGCGCCACCATCGGCAATGTTTTTGTTGTGAAGGAGGGGTCAGTCACAACACCGCCCGACGACGGGTCGATCCGCGCAGGCATCACCCGCAATGACACGCTGGCACTTGCACGCGACGCGAACCTGAATGTTGTCGAGGCTGGCATCAGCGTCGAAGCCCTCAAGGCTGCAGACGAGATATTCCTGACCAACAGCCTGTGGGGCATATGCCCTGTGACCACACTCGAGGGCACCACACTTCCAGCAGGCCCGACCACAAAAAAACTTGCCCAGGCACTCCATGAGGCCTGGGCAAGTGATGTCGTCTAG